The Euphorbia lathyris chromosome 2, ddEupLath1.1, whole genome shotgun sequence genome includes a window with the following:
- the LOC136218244 gene encoding serine/threonine-protein kinase 52-like, which yields MESSNGKEAEGGLEATEGSIHEVSSISDAKEKNSISKLKEGGSNSSRQIYFRADMVDFKSWDIQLEKHLSRAWSRDRDVQTRREEWEIDLSKLDLRYLIAQGTYGTVYRGNYDSQDVAVKIFNWGEDGIATAAEIVSVRASFQQEVAVWHKLAHPNVTKFVGASMGTSNLKMPSDTTKENYDSHPSKACCVVLEYLPGGTLKKFLIRNRRKKVALKTVIQLALDLARGLSYLHSKKIVHRDVKTENMLLDANRTLKIADFGVARVEAQNPRDMTGETGTLGYMAPEVLNGKPYNRKCDVYSFGICLWEIYCCDMPYPDLSFAEVSSQVVRQNLRPEIPRCCPNALANIMRKCWDANPEKRPEMDEVVRLLEAIDTSKGGGMIPEGQSTGCFCFSSVRGP from the exons atgGAATCAAGCAATGGTAAGGAAGCTGAAGGGGGTCTGGAAGCTACAGAAGGCAGTATCCATGAAGTAAGTTCAATCTCTGATGCCAAAGAAAAGAACTCGATTTCAAAGTTGAAGGAAGGAGGTAGTAATAGCAGTAGACAAATATATTTTAGAGCAGATATGGTTGATTTCAAAAGTTGGGATATCCAGCTAGAGAAACACTTGAGCCGTGCTTGGTCAAGGGACAGAGATGTACAGACAAGAAGAGAAGAATGGGAGATTGATTTGAGCAAACTAGATTTAAGATATCTGATAGCTCAGGGTACTTATGGGACTGTGTATAGAGGCAATTATGATAGCCAAGACGTTGCTG tGAAGATATTTAACTGGGGAGAAGATGGTATTGCCACTGCTGCTGAAATTGTTTCTGTGCGGGCTTCGTTTCAACAAGAGGTTGCTGTTTGGCATAAGCTTGCCCATCCCAATGTTACCAAG TTCGTTGGAGCTTCAATGGGAACTTCCAATCTTAAAATGCCTTCGGACACTACAAAGGAAAATTATGATTCTCATCCTTCCAAGGCGTGCTGTGTTGTTCTTGAGTACCTTCCAGGTGGCACCCTAAAGAAATTTCTAATCAGAAATAGGAGAAAGAAAGTTGCCTTAAAGACTGTGATTCAACTTGCTTTGGACCTTGCAAGGGG TTTGAGCTACCTTCATTCTAAAAAGATTGTACATCGTGATGTTAAGACAGAAAATATGTTGTTAGATGCTAATAGAACTTTGAAAATAGCTGATTTTGGAGTCGCTCGAGTTGAGGCTCAGAATCCAAGAGACATGACAGGGGAAACTGGTACTCTTGGATACATGGCCCCGGAG GTCCTTAATGGAAAGCCTTACAATAGGAAATGTGATGTGTACAGCTTTGGTATATGCTTATGGGAAATTTATTGCTGTGACATGCCTTATCCTGATCTTAGTTTTGCTGAAGTTTCATCTCAAGTTGTTCGACAG AATTTGCGGCCTGAAATTCCTAGATGTTGCCCGAATGCATTGGCGAACATCATGCGGAAATGTTGGGATGCAAATCCCGAAAAACGCCCTGAGATGGATGAGGTGGTGAGGCTGCTAGAAGCAATAGATACAAGCAAAGGAGGTGGCATGATACCTGAAGGCCAATCAACTGGCTGCTTCTGTTTCAGTTCAGTCCGTGGTCCTTAA